The Spirulina subsalsa PCC 9445 region TTGCAGGGTTTGGACTAGCCCCAAGGGACTCAGGAGATTGTGGCGAGATAACCCGGAACCATCCCGGAGTTGGTGGGTGTCTGCTTCTACCCCTAACTGACTTAGGGTGGTTGTTAAAGCCGCTAGACTGGACTCCTGACCCACCCCTAGACCCAAGGTATGAAGGAGGACTTCGGCATATAAATTATTGCTGGCTTGGTTCGTCTCTTGGATTAACTGAGATAAAGGGGGAGATTGCAATAAAAAGGTTTCTTTGCCTTTGTGTCGTTGGGGAGTCCGGTCAATCTCAGCCCGTTGGACGGTAATCCCTTCGGCCTGCAAACGTTGCTCAAACTGGGCGAGGAAATAGGCCCCAGGATCTCGTAGCGCCATCCGCCACTGTCGGGGGGCTGCATCCACCGGAAACCGCCCGCGAAAGGCTAAAACGGGTTCCCCTACCCGTCCGGTCATTTGCAGGCTGTAGGGAGTCTCTGGGGGGGCGCTGCGGGCTTGATTGTCAATCTCCCACTGGGCGAGGGCTAAAGCATCCTCGCTGGTAATGGCGACAGGTTGACCGGGTTGTTGGGGGGTGATGGTCAGGGGGAAGCTATTCTCATTGAGAATCAAGCTATTAACCACCGTGCCATAGTAAAAATAGAGGTCGGAAAATTCCCAAGTGGGATGGGTGGCTGGGGCGGGTAAATAGCCATCTTCAACAATCAGGTGGTCAATCTCTGTCACCCCACGTTCTCGCAAATATTGGGCGAAGGTTTGCAGGTCTTGGGGGGTGAGGGTGGGATCTCCTTTCCCCACGAGGCGTAAGGTTTGCAGACGGGGCGGCCGCCCGGTGATTTGGATGGGGGTGAGGATGGGATAGTCGGGGCCAAAATGGTGGAGGGCGGCGGCGGTGGTGAGGAGTTTGGCGCTGGAGGCGGGGTTAAAGTAGGCGGTTCCGTGGTGGTTGTAGAGGGGGGTGTTCTCGTTGAGGGCTTGAATGAGCAGCCCCCAGCGCGATCGCTCCCACTCAGGACGGTTGAGAATTGACCGAATGGCGGCGGGGAGTTCTGCACGGCACAGAGGGGCGGCTACAGTGGGCAGGGGGGCAAGAATGCTCAGGGTTGCGATTGCCGATAAAATCCATTTCATAACAGGGAACAGGGAACGGGGAACGGGGAACGGGGAACGGGGAGTTGGGAGAGGGGGAGAGGGGGGGAGGGGGAGACGAGGAATTAAGACCTATTACCTAGGGTCTGCTGAATAACACCAGATGCTAGGCTCAACAAGGGAACAGGGAACTCTTAACAGGGAACAGATCATCTAAAACTGGCACGATTGCCTATTCCCGACTCCCGACTCCCGACTCCCGATTCCCCAACTCTCGGACTTATTCAGCAAGCCCTACCTATTACCTATTCCCTGCCCTCAACAGGATGCTGTCCATAAAAAGGCAGGGTTTCTGACCAGTGGGGGCGCTTCCCTTGGTTATAGGCTAATCGGGCTAGGTTAAACACACTGATCACACTCTTTCCCGAGGGCTCCGCGATTTCGAGGAGGTGGTGAGGGTGGGGCAGTTGGGCGCGGGTTTCCTGCCATTGGGGGTGAGTCATGGCGACATCAGCCAGAAGGGTTTCTAAACCGGAGAGTAGGGGCTGATACACCGCTACAAAATACTGCTCTCGTCGGGCGACTTGTTGAACCGCGATGGGAGTATGGGGGGGAACTTCGCCCCGAATATCCCAAGCACTGGCTGCTAAACTAGAGACGGGGAACAGAGGGAGGTTTAACTGCTGGGCTAAGGTGCGCGCTGTTACCACCCCAATCCGAGTGCTAGTGAAACTGCCCGGCCCAATGGCCACCGCCAAAAAGGTTAAATCTGACCAAGTTTGAGGGGGGAGAAAGGATTGTAGAAACTCGTGGAGATGACTGGATAACTCCCGCCCCAAATCCCAGACCTGAAACCGGATTGGGGCCTGATGATCTAAAGATGCGATCGCCAATCCCAATTCCGACCCACAAGTATGGAGCGCCAAACCATACCCCACCTCAGAGGAAATACCCGACATTCTCAACATCCCCAATTCACCGCCCCCATTGTCGCAGATTCTCCCCCCGCCTTTGTTAACTTTTCTCTACAGTTTGGAGAGTCTGACCCCGCGTAGGATAATGAAAAAGTATCTGAACCGAGACATGGCGGATCTCAACGTTGGACAGAAGACCCCCTTTCCCAACTCAACCGAGGAATTTATCCCCGCCATGTCCCGTTTGACTGTTTGACTATGCAAGGAGAAAGTTTTGGTCGCAACTACACCATTGAAAACTACTAA contains the following coding sequences:
- the dacB gene encoding D-alanyl-D-alanine carboxypeptidase/D-alanyl-D-alanine-endopeptidase, which produces MKWILSAIATLSILAPLPTVAAPLCRAELPAAIRSILNRPEWERSRWGLLIQALNENTPLYNHHGTAYFNPASSAKLLTTAAALHHFGPDYPILTPIQITGRPPRLQTLRLVGKGDPTLTPQDLQTFAQYLRERGVTEIDHLIVEDGYLPAPATHPTWEFSDLYFYYGTVVNSLILNENSFPLTITPQQPGQPVAITSEDALALAQWEIDNQARSAPPETPYSLQMTGRVGEPVLAFRGRFPVDAAPRQWRMALRDPGAYFLAQFEQRLQAEGITVQRAEIDRTPQRHKGKETFLLQSPPLSQLIQETNQASNNLYAEVLLHTLGLGVGQESSLAALTTTLSQLGVEADTHQLRDGSGLSRHNLLSPLGLVQTLQGMETTPHREVFRASLPVAGVSGTLQGRFQDTPLAGVLLAKTGTMTGVSTLAGYLDQPDGSTVVFSIMVNQSEQGISRQRAAIDEIVLLLWDLQDC
- the tsaB gene encoding tRNA (adenosine(37)-N6)-threonylcarbamoyltransferase complex dimerization subunit type 1 TsaB, with the protein product MSGISSEVGYGLALHTCGSELGLAIASLDHQAPIRFQVWDLGRELSSHLHEFLQSFLPPQTWSDLTFLAVAIGPGSFTSTRIGVVTARTLAQQLNLPLFPVSSLAASAWDIRGEVPPHTPIAVQQVARREQYFVAVYQPLLSGLETLLADVAMTHPQWQETRAQLPHPHHLLEIAEPSGKSVISVFNLARLAYNQGKRPHWSETLPFYGQHPVEGRE